In Streptococcus uberis, a single window of DNA contains:
- the ybeY gene encoding rRNA maturation RNase YbeY → MYIEMIDETGLVSQEIMEQTLDLLNFAARKTGKDEKEMSVTFVTNERSHELNLEYRDTDRPTDVISLEYKPESPILFDERDLEENPDLAEMLSEFDAYIGELFISIDKAKEQAQEYGHSFEREMGFLAVHGFLHINGYDHYTPEEEKEMFTLQEEILTAYGLTRQS, encoded by the coding sequence ATGTACATTGAGATGATTGACGAAACTGGTTTGGTTTCGCAAGAGATTATGGAGCAAACGCTTGATTTGCTCAACTTTGCTGCTCGAAAAACGGGTAAAGACGAAAAAGAAATGTCAGTGACCTTTGTCACAAATGAAAGAAGTCATGAATTGAATTTGGAATACCGTGATACGGATCGTCCAACCGATGTGATTTCTTTAGAATACAAACCGGAATCTCCTATTTTGTTTGATGAAAGGGACTTGGAAGAAAATCCTGACCTAGCAGAAATGCTGTCTGAGTTTGATGCTTACATTGGAGAATTATTCATTTCCATCGATAAAGCTAAGGAACAAGCTCAAGAGTATGGTCATTCCTTTGAAAGAGAGATGGGCTTCTTAGCTGTTCATGGCTTTTTGCACATCAATGGTTATGATCATTACACGCCTGAAGAAGAAAAAGAAATGTTCACACTACAGGAAGAGATATTAACTGCTTATGGCCTTACAAGACAATCATAA
- a CDS encoding diacylglycerol kinase family protein encodes MALQDNHNSQRKWKNRTVTSSLEFALTGILTAVQEERNLKSHLVSAFLASFAGIIFKISAVEWLFLLLAIFLVICLEIVNSAIENVVDLASSYHFSMLAKKAKDMAAGAVLVMSLYAVLTGLIIFLPKIFALIF; translated from the coding sequence ATGGCCTTACAAGACAATCATAATTCCCAACGCAAATGGAAAAATAGAACAGTCACTTCAAGCTTAGAGTTCGCACTAACGGGGATATTAACGGCTGTTCAAGAAGAACGCAATTTAAAAAGTCATTTAGTATCAGCCTTTTTAGCCAGTTTTGCTGGTATTATCTTTAAGATTTCGGCGGTGGAATGGCTCTTTTTACTGTTGGCCATTTTCTTGGTGATTTGTTTGGAAATCGTCAATTCGGCTATTGAAAATGTTGTGGATTTAGCCAGTAGTTATCACTTTTCAATGTTAGCCAAGAAAGCAAAAGACATGGCTGCAGGTGCTGTTCTTGTGATGTCGCTTTATGCGGTATTAACAGGACTAATCATCTTTTTGCCCAAAATTTTTGCCCTTATATTTTAA
- the era gene encoding GTPase Era: protein MSFKSGFVAILGRPNVGKSTFLNHVMGQKIAIMSDKAQTTRNKIMGIYTTDKEQIVFIDTPGIHKPKTALGDFMVESAYSTLREVDTVLFMVPADEKRGKGDDMIMERLKNAKIPVILVINKIDKVHPDQLLEQIDDFRSQMDFKEVVPISALQGNNVPTLISLLTDNLEEGFQYFPEDQITDHPERFLVSEMIREKVLHLTQQEIPHSVAVVIESMKRDQVTDKVHIRATIMVERDSQKGIIIGKQGSMLKKIGQMARRDIELMLGDKVYLETWVKVKKNWRDKKLDLADFGYNQKEY from the coding sequence ATGTCATTTAAATCAGGCTTTGTTGCCATCTTAGGTCGACCAAATGTCGGCAAATCAACTTTTTTGAATCATGTTATGGGTCAAAAGATTGCCATCATGAGTGATAAAGCGCAAACGACCCGTAATAAAATTATGGGGATTTACACTACAGATAAAGAACAAATTGTTTTTATTGATACCCCTGGAATTCATAAACCCAAAACGGCACTTGGTGATTTTATGGTCGAGTCAGCTTATAGTACCTTAAGAGAAGTCGACACTGTTTTATTTATGGTGCCTGCTGATGAGAAAAGGGGGAAAGGCGATGACATGATCATGGAACGGCTCAAAAATGCCAAAATTCCAGTTATCTTAGTCATTAATAAAATCGACAAAGTCCACCCAGATCAACTCTTAGAGCAAATTGATGACTTTAGAAGTCAAATGGACTTCAAAGAAGTGGTGCCAATATCTGCCCTTCAAGGAAACAACGTGCCAACTTTGATCTCACTCTTAACAGACAACTTAGAAGAAGGCTTCCAATACTTCCCTGAAGATCAAATTACCGACCACCCAGAACGATTTTTAGTTTCCGAAATGATACGTGAAAAGGTGTTACACTTAACACAACAAGAGATTCCGCATTCAGTTGCAGTTGTGATAGAATCCATGAAACGTGATCAGGTTACCGACAAAGTTCATATTAGAGCAACCATCATGGTTGAACGTGATAGCCAAAAGGGCATTATTATCGGAAAACAAGGTTCGATGCTCAAGAAAATTGGCCAAATGGCTCGACGAGATATTGAACTCATGTTAGGGGATAAGGTCTACCTAGAAACATGGGTTAAAGTCAAAAAGAATTGGCGCGACAAAAAATTAGACCTAGCCGACTTTGGCTATAATCAGAAAGAGTACTAA
- a CDS encoding ATP-binding cassette domain-containing protein, with translation MLEIQNGSIIKGNRVLLDEISLKFENQRVYGLVGINGSGKTMILKAITGFHRLTKGLVYQNGTIIGPGNRTISKTGLVLGDQEFISYFTLKENLTLIKKICPNAKTIDLEYWIKLFQIEKYQDIPYKDLSLGTKKKMVIIQAFMDNPDILILDEPMNALDEKSVAITKMLIKKQKEKGLVIMTSHYKNDIEDLCDTIIHVQEGKILKKD, from the coding sequence GTGTTAGAAATTCAAAATGGAAGCATAATAAAAGGTAATCGTGTGTTATTAGATGAAATCAGTTTAAAGTTTGAAAATCAGAGAGTTTATGGTCTAGTTGGTATCAATGGTTCAGGAAAAACAATGATTCTCAAGGCTATTACGGGATTTCACCGTTTAACAAAGGGGCTCGTCTATCAAAATGGGACAATCATTGGACCAGGCAACAGAACGATATCAAAGACGGGATTAGTCCTTGGTGATCAAGAATTTATTTCCTATTTTACCCTAAAAGAAAATTTAACATTAATAAAGAAAATATGTCCAAATGCCAAAACAATTGATTTAGAGTATTGGATTAAACTCTTTCAAATTGAAAAGTACCAGGATATTCCTTATAAAGATTTATCTTTAGGAACAAAGAAAAAAATGGTTATTATTCAAGCCTTTATGGATAATCCAGATATTCTGATTTTGGATGAACCCATGAATGCTCTAGATGAAAAAAGTGTGGCAATAACCAAAATGTTGATCAAAAAACAAAAAGAAAAAGGCTTAGTTATTATGACCTCCCACTATAAAAATGATATTGAGGATTTATGTGACACCATCATACATGTACAGGAAGGAAAAATCCTTAAAAAGGATTAA
- a CDS encoding response regulator transcription factor: MNIYILEDNLSQLFYLEKLIKQILLQKNRQNCKVKTFEQPKDLINNVKERGNHQLFFLDIELGQNDKLGLLTAKKIKELDPLAIIVFISSHSEFLPLTFRYQTEAFDFIDKNLCTKEKIERITRAINFVINNSHSMKTSFFFENQNNILQIPFEKIFFIETSSESHRLILHGKNEIIEFYGSISEVLKQEPRLLKSHRSYIINPNNVVKIDKKERTIYFERGIKCYASRSKLKFITNSISNIRKEK; the protein is encoded by the coding sequence GTGAATATTTATATACTGGAAGACAATTTAAGTCAGCTATTCTACCTTGAAAAATTGATAAAACAAATACTTTTACAAAAAAATAGGCAAAATTGTAAAGTTAAAACTTTTGAACAACCGAAGGATTTAATAAATAATGTGAAAGAAAGAGGAAATCATCAATTATTTTTTCTTGATATTGAATTAGGTCAAAATGATAAGTTAGGGCTATTAACTGCAAAAAAGATTAAAGAACTTGACCCTTTAGCAATTATAGTATTTATTTCAAGCCATTCAGAGTTTTTGCCTTTAACTTTTAGATATCAAACGGAAGCCTTTGATTTTATTGATAAAAACCTATGCACGAAAGAAAAAATTGAAAGAATAACAAGAGCAATAAATTTTGTTATTAACAATAGTCATTCAATGAAGACTTCATTCTTTTTTGAAAATCAAAATAACATCCTGCAAATTCCTTTTGAAAAAATATTTTTTATTGAAACTTCGTCAGAATCACATCGACTTATCTTGCACGGGAAAAATGAAATTATTGAATTTTATGGAAGTATTTCTGAGGTATTAAAACAAGAACCAAGACTATTAAAATCTCATCGTTCTTATATAATCAACCCAAATAATGTGGTCAAAATTGATAAAAAAGAACGAACTATTTATTTTGAAAGAGGGATAAAGTGTTATGCTTCCCGTTCAAAATTAAAGTTTATTACAAATAGTATCAGTAACATAAGAAAGGAGAAATGA
- a CDS encoding sensor histidine kinase, with protein sequence MIQIISFFDYQLAIDTLFYRQLIVTLYFLLFLGILNSLDKQIREKLQKEIIFQKEIQFQNLENYSRHVEELYDQVRHFRHDYANILSTLKIGIEEDDMTIVKDVFEKVLKDSNRELESHKYDITRLVNIEDRALKSLLASKFIRMEEKGITVSLEIPYKITICEMELIDFITIVSIFIDNAIEETFLSKNPKITFAFFEDSNRQICIIENSTRNNQIDITNIFNEFETSKGKGRGIGLYKVSRILKKYHSVNLKTQSLDYKFTQILEIIFE encoded by the coding sequence ATGATTCAGATCATTTCATTTTTTGATTATCAATTAGCAATTGATACTCTATTTTATCGTCAACTTATTGTAACTTTATATTTTTTATTATTTTTAGGTATTTTGAATTCTTTGGACAAGCAAATTAGAGAGAAGCTTCAAAAAGAAATTATTTTTCAAAAAGAAATTCAATTTCAAAACCTTGAAAATTACAGTCGACATGTTGAAGAGTTGTATGATCAGGTACGACATTTTAGACACGATTATGCTAATATCTTATCAACATTAAAGATTGGAATTGAAGAAGATGATATGACTATTGTAAAGGATGTATTTGAAAAAGTTTTAAAGGATTCAAATAGAGAATTGGAAAGTCATAAGTATGATATTACACGATTAGTGAATATCGAAGACAGAGCTCTGAAGAGTTTATTGGCTTCTAAATTTATCCGAATGGAAGAAAAAGGAATAACTGTTTCTCTAGAAATTCCTTATAAAATAACAATTTGTGAGATGGAATTGATAGATTTTATAACGATTGTATCAATATTTATTGATAATGCAATTGAGGAAACATTTTTATCAAAGAACCCTAAGATAACATTTGCATTTTTTGAGGATAGTAATAGACAAATCTGTATCATTGAAAATAGTACTCGAAATAATCAAATTGATATAACAAATATCTTTAATGAATTTGAAACTTCTAAAGGTAAGGGCAGAGGCATTGGACTTTATAAGGTATCAAGAATATTAAAAAAATATCATTCTGTAAATTTAAAGACCCAAAGCCTAGACTATAAATTTACACAAATATTAGAAATTATTTTTGAATAG
- a CDS encoding ComC/BlpC family leader-containing pheromone/bacteriocin, with translation MNNFKQFSTLSESELNQIIGGKSLWRTINSIFNKTTKNAAIKIGNFSR, from the coding sequence ATGAATAATTTTAAACAATTTTCAACACTTTCAGAATCGGAATTAAATCAAATAATTGGAGGAAAGTCATTGTGGCGGACAATAAATTCTATTTTTAATAAGACTACTAAAAATGCAGCAATTAAAATTGGAAACTTTTCAAGATAA
- a CDS encoding peptide cleavage/export ABC transporter, whose translation MFYYYKSYTSQVDENDCGVAALASIAKYYGSHYSISYFRQLANTTREGTTALGIINAANALGFKTKAIKADISLFDIKNLDFPLIVHVIKNNELAHYYIVYKSYRNHLLIGDPDPSVKIVKMAKDKFAEEWTGVALLFKPSRNYSPTNQNFFSPVSYTKVISKRLTLIFLITIISLIITLISILSSYYLQATIDFYIPNKMFSALEIITFGLISTFILQEILTYFRDYLLILLNQKLSIDIILAYIQHLFKLPLSFFSTRRTGEITSRFNDANSIIDAIASTILTIFLDFLMTICVGMTLFFQNKILFTITLVGIPIYTILILSFYKSFKKMNQELMQANALVSSTIIEDLNGIETIKALSCEEKSFKRINDEFREVLQKSFRLQKLTVLQSALKKGTQQILNVIILWVGAKLVISGKISIGQLITFNALLVYFTTPIENIINLQNKIQSAKEANNRLNEVYYEKSEFENNQNTKLKIDKLRTIDLKNISFKYGIGHDLLKNINLTIREGEKICIIGTSGSGKTTLAKLIVGFQKPTEGKITINNYDMDKINKKTIRYFINYLPQQPYLFTGTIIENLTFGIYKDISQEKIEEACRIAAILGDIEKMPLKFNTKFSDGFGLSGGQKQRIALVRALLSDSPILILDEATSGLDIQTEKLIINNLLKLKNKTIIFIAHRLAIAEKTDRIIVMNRGKISEMGSHKELISRKGAYYQLLNS comes from the coding sequence ATGTTCTACTATTACAAAAGCTATACTTCACAAGTTGACGAAAATGATTGTGGAGTGGCGGCATTAGCTTCTATTGCAAAATATTATGGATCACATTATTCTATTAGCTATTTTCGACAATTAGCTAATACTACACGCGAAGGAACTACAGCTCTTGGAATAATAAATGCAGCAAACGCACTTGGTTTCAAAACAAAAGCTATTAAAGCGGATATATCACTTTTTGACATTAAAAATTTGGATTTCCCATTAATTGTTCATGTCATTAAAAATAATGAATTGGCACATTACTATATTGTTTATAAATCATATAGAAATCACCTCCTCATTGGAGATCCTGATCCCTCAGTTAAAATCGTAAAAATGGCAAAGGATAAGTTTGCTGAGGAATGGACTGGGGTTGCCCTACTTTTTAAACCTAGTCGAAATTACTCTCCTACAAATCAAAATTTTTTCTCTCCTGTATCATATACAAAAGTCATTAGTAAGCGTCTTACACTGATTTTTCTGATAACAATAATTAGTTTAATAATTACTCTTATAAGTATATTATCTTCCTATTACCTACAAGCCACGATAGATTTCTACATTCCGAATAAAATGTTTTCTGCTTTAGAAATCATCACATTCGGATTAATTAGCACTTTCATTCTTCAAGAAATATTAACTTATTTTCGAGATTACCTACTTATCCTATTAAATCAAAAACTAAGTATTGATATAATATTAGCCTATATTCAACATCTTTTTAAATTACCTTTATCCTTTTTTTCAACTAGGCGAACTGGAGAAATAACCTCTAGATTTAATGATGCTAATTCTATTATAGATGCCATAGCATCAACTATATTAACGATTTTTCTGGATTTTTTGATGACAATTTGTGTCGGAATGACACTCTTTTTTCAAAATAAAATATTATTTACTATTACTTTAGTTGGAATTCCAATTTATACCATACTCATATTATCTTTTTATAAATCATTTAAGAAAATGAATCAAGAATTAATGCAAGCAAATGCATTGGTTAGTTCAACAATTATTGAAGATTTAAATGGTATAGAAACTATCAAAGCCCTATCTTGTGAAGAAAAAAGTTTTAAAAGAATTAATGATGAATTTAGAGAGGTCCTACAAAAATCATTTCGTTTACAAAAATTAACAGTACTTCAGAGTGCTTTAAAAAAAGGTACCCAACAAATATTAAATGTTATTATTTTGTGGGTTGGAGCAAAATTGGTTATCTCTGGAAAAATTTCAATTGGACAGTTAATTACTTTCAATGCACTACTTGTTTACTTCACTACTCCTATTGAAAATATAATAAATTTACAAAATAAGATACAATCTGCAAAAGAAGCAAATAACAGACTTAATGAAGTATATTATGAGAAATCAGAATTCGAAAATAATCAGAATACAAAATTAAAAATTGATAAACTTCGTACCATAGATTTAAAAAATATCTCCTTTAAATATGGGATTGGTCACGATCTCTTGAAAAATATTAATTTAACAATTAGGGAGGGAGAAAAAATTTGTATAATTGGAACTAGCGGCTCTGGAAAAACGACACTTGCAAAGTTGATTGTTGGTTTCCAAAAACCAACTGAAGGTAAAATAACTATTAATAATTATGATATGGATAAGATTAATAAAAAAACAATCCGATATTTTATTAACTATTTACCACAGCAACCCTATTTATTTACAGGGACGATAATAGAAAATTTGACATTTGGTATCTATAAAGATATCTCTCAAGAAAAAATTGAGGAAGCTTGTCGAATTGCTGCAATACTAGGAGATATAGAGAAAATGCCACTCAAATTTAATACCAAATTCAGTGATGGATTTGGCCTTTCTGGAGGACAAAAGCAAAGAATCGCTTTAGTTAGGGCATTGTTAAGTGATTCTCCCATTCTCATATTAGATGAAGCAACGAGTGGATTGGATATTCAAACAGAAAAATTGATTATAAATAATCTCTTGAAATTAAAAAATAAAACCATTATTTTTATAGCACATCGATTAGCTATCGCTGAGAAAACTGATCGAATTATTGTAATGAATAGAGGTAAAATTTCTGAAATGGGAAGTCATAAAGAATTAATTTCAAGAAAAGGTGCCTACTATCAATTATTAAATTCTTAA
- a CDS encoding ComC/BlpC family peptide pheromone/bacteriocin has product MKGRGKVNWGKVGTCAAGIAVGAGEGELATAGGTAFLGPYAFGTGAIGAVIGGVGGAITC; this is encoded by the coding sequence ATTAAAGGTAGGGGAAAAGTTAACTGGGGTAAGGTAGGAACTTGCGCTGCTGGTATTGCTGTTGGAGCTGGTGAAGGGGAATTAGCAACAGCTGGAGGTACTGCTTTCTTAGGTCCATATGCATTTGGAACTGGAGCGATTGGAGCAGTTATAGGAGGAGTTGGTGGAGCGATAACTTGTTAA
- a CDS encoding Blp family class II bacteriocin, with protein sequence MNSNIEFDSIDTELLEKVIGGKNNWQANVSGILAAGAAGAAIGAPVCGLACGYIGAKTAITLWAGVTGATGGFK encoded by the coding sequence ATGAATTCAAATATCGAATTTGATAGTATTGATACAGAATTGCTTGAGAAAGTTATTGGCGGGAAAAATAATTGGCAGGCCAATGTTAGTGGTATTCTTGCAGCAGGTGCAGCAGGCGCGGCAATAGGAGCTCCAGTTTGTGGACTTGCATGTGGATATATTGGAGCAAAGACGGCAATTACATTGTGGGCAGGGGTAACTGGCGCTACTGGAGGATTTAAATAG
- a CDS encoding garvicin Q family class II bacteriocin, whose amino-acid sequence MKTKSSKQFTELTVKDLSAVIGGAKGVCKYVYPGSNGYACRYPNGEWGYIVTKSNFEATKDVIVNGWVSSLGGGYFHGNRG is encoded by the coding sequence ATGAAAACAAAGAGTAGTAAACAATTCACTGAATTAACAGTGAAAGATCTCTCTGCCGTAATTGGTGGTGCTAAAGGTGTCTGTAAGTATGTTTATCCTGGTTCAAACGGTTATGCATGTCGATATCCCAATGGTGAATGGGGATATATTGTCACAAAAAGTAACTTTGAAGCTACCAAAGATGTTATAGTAAATGGATGGGTTTCTTCATTAGGTGGTGGTTATTTCCACGGAAATAGAGGGTAA
- a CDS encoding bacteriocin immunity protein, whose product MKIDNNEIINDVYNLILSKSLKNEERVILTRFKDNIVNSKNVKKDILELSEELRQLAVKNISRKEVMSRELNEFYNKISAIKEKELNIGRGIGSFGVVR is encoded by the coding sequence ATGAAAATAGATAATAATGAAATTATAAATGATGTTTATAATTTAATTTTAAGTAAATCACTAAAAAATGAAGAACGTGTTATTCTTACAAGATTTAAGGATAATATAGTTAATAGTAAAAATGTAAAAAAAGATATCTTAGAATTATCAGAAGAGTTAAGACAGTTAGCTGTTAAGAACATATCAAGAAAAGAAGTGATGAGTCGTGAACTAAATGAATTTTATAATAAAATTTCAGCCATTAAAGAAAAGGAACTCAACATTGGCAGAGGGATAGGTTCATTTGGTGTAGTAAGGTAG
- a CDS encoding bacteriocin has translation MSKMKQFKVLNEELLKKTLGGTNVAPGIYCVDKNGKAKCSVDYKELWGYTGQVIGNGWINYGPWAPRPGFGVIIP, from the coding sequence ATGAGTAAAATGAAACAATTTAAGGTATTAAATGAGGAGTTACTGAAAAAGACTCTTGGAGGAACAAATGTTGCACCAGGTATTTATTGTGTTGATAAAAATGGAAAAGCTAAATGTTCGGTCGATTATAAAGAACTTTGGGGATATACAGGTCAAGTTATTGGAAATGGTTGGATTAATTATGGTCCTTGGGCTCCAAGACCTGGTTTTGGAGTGATTATTCCCTAA
- a CDS encoding bacteriocin immunity protein, which produces MGTKEELVVNEFKKLCNDTELKHFPELNTLIVTYYDKLNQENKAYFRLKLVAELSNELSYYLLKNRFQAPKSVIDFSLLIAKSQSQFRGKLATLQMLAFSLMNSLK; this is translated from the coding sequence ATGGGAACTAAAGAAGAGTTAGTAGTAAATGAATTTAAAAAATTATGTAATGATACGGAATTAAAACATTTTCCTGAGCTAAATACTCTAATCGTCACCTATTATGATAAATTAAATCAAGAAAACAAAGCTTATTTTCGATTGAAGTTAGTGGCAGAGTTGAGTAATGAATTATCTTATTATTTACTAAAGAATCGATTTCAAGCACCGAAATCAGTAATCGACTTTAGTCTTTTAATTGCAAAATCACAATCTCAATTTAGGGGGAAATTAGCAACGTTACAAATGTTAGCTTTTTCTTTAATGAATTCATTAAAATAG
- a CDS encoding bacteriocin immunity protein encodes MSDLKWFSVGKDRKEEAVTILDLLIALHAQGNNPSQRFVKVLRQYRDELQSNGTSVPLILSRMNVKLASVLKEDKISLTSQESDYLKQLRAISNIRYGY; translated from the coding sequence ATGTCAGATTTAAAATGGTTTTCAGTTGGTAAAGATAGAAAAGAAGAAGCAGTGACAATTCTTGATTTGTTGATAGCTTTGCATGCTCAAGGGAATAATCCTAGTCAGCGTTTTGTTAAGGTTTTGCGTCAATACCGCGATGAACTGCAATCAAATGGGACTTCGGTACCTTTAATTCTCAGTCGAATGAATGTTAAACTTGCTTCTGTCCTTAAAGAAGATAAGATTTCCTTAACTTCTCAAGAGTCTGACTATTTGAAACAATTGCGGGCGATTTCCAATATCCGCTATGGTTATTAG
- the mutM gene encoding DNA-formamidopyrimidine glycosylase gives MPELPEVETVRRGLENLIIGKEIASVTIKVPKMIVSNPDTFAGDLMGQEILSIGRRGKYLIFHFSDLVMVSHLRMEGKYLLFEGGIPENKHFHFFFHFTDGSTLVYQDVRKFGTLELLAQDGLDLYFSQRKLGPEPTKNAFKLKAFEAALRLSKKPIKPLLLEQKLVVGLGNIYVDEVLWAAQVHPLRLASELKKAEVKRIYDQTIAILAFAVDKGGSTIRTYQNTLGMNGSMQDYLQVYGQKGSPCPRCGTEIEKIKVGGRGTHFCPKCQKI, from the coding sequence ATGCCAGAATTACCTGAGGTTGAGACAGTTCGTCGTGGCTTGGAAAATTTAATTATTGGGAAAGAAATCGCATCGGTGACTATAAAAGTGCCTAAGATGATTGTTTCCAATCCTGATACTTTTGCTGGCGATTTGATGGGGCAAGAAATTCTTTCTATTGGTCGCCGTGGTAAGTATTTGATTTTTCATTTCAGTGATTTAGTGATGGTTTCTCACCTACGCATGGAGGGGAAGTACTTGCTTTTTGAGGGCGGCATTCCGGAAAATAAGCATTTTCATTTCTTTTTCCATTTCACAGATGGCTCAACCTTGGTTTATCAGGATGTGCGTAAATTCGGCACCCTGGAACTGCTTGCTCAGGATGGGCTTGATTTGTACTTCAGTCAGAGGAAGCTTGGTCCTGAGCCGACGAAAAATGCCTTTAAACTTAAAGCCTTTGAGGCTGCTCTGCGATTGTCCAAAAAGCCAATTAAACCTTTACTTTTGGAGCAGAAGTTGGTAGTTGGTTTGGGGAATATTTATGTGGATGAGGTTCTTTGGGCGGCCCAGGTTCACCCTTTGCGGCTAGCATCAGAATTGAAAAAAGCTGAAGTAAAGAGGATTTACGATCAGACTATTGCCATTTTGGCTTTCGCTGTTGACAAAGGTGGTTCGACTATTCGGACTTATCAAAATACCCTAGGGATGAATGGTTCTATGCAAGACTATTTGCAGGTATATGGTCAAAAGGGGTCTCCTTGTCCACGTTGTGGGACAGAAATTGAGAAAATTAAAGTTGGAGGGAGAGGGACACATTTTTGTCCCAAGTGTCAAAAAATATGA
- the coaE gene encoding dephospho-CoA kinase (Dephospho-CoA kinase (CoaE) performs the final step in coenzyme A biosynthesis.): MTVIGITGGIASGKSTLVKAIREAGFKVIDADQVVHDLQAKGGRLYEALVQTFGQGILTSDGHLDRPKLSEMIFSSPENRELSSSIQNHIIHEELAKAKDTLAATEAIFFMDIPLLIELGYQEWFDAIWLVYVSPDVQIQRLMSRNHYSKEQAEKRLATQLPMDQKKKFADVIIDNNGSIQDLRDQLDQALKGLK; encoded by the coding sequence ATGACGGTTATCGGAATTACAGGAGGAATAGCCTCTGGGAAATCAACTCTTGTGAAAGCCATTAGGGAAGCTGGTTTCAAGGTTATTGATGCTGACCAAGTGGTTCACGATTTACAGGCAAAAGGGGGGCGCTTGTATGAGGCTTTGGTGCAAACTTTTGGTCAGGGTATTTTGACATCTGATGGTCATTTGGATAGACCTAAGTTATCGGAGATGATTTTTTCCAGTCCAGAAAACAGGGAACTCTCATCAAGCATTCAAAATCATATTATTCATGAGGAATTAGCAAAGGCAAAGGACACATTAGCTGCTACAGAGGCTATTTTTTTCATGGATATTCCCTTATTAATTGAGTTGGGCTACCAAGAGTGGTTTGATGCTATCTGGTTGGTCTATGTGTCTCCTGATGTGCAAATTCAACGTTTGATGTCCAGAAATCATTACAGTAAAGAACAGGCTGAAAAACGCTTGGCGACGCAATTACCGATGGACCAAAAGAAAAAGTTTGCAGATGTCATCATTGATAATAATGGGTCTATTCAGGACTTAAGGGATCAGCTCGATCAGGCTCTAAAAGGACTAAAATAG